The following DNA comes from Capsicum annuum cultivar UCD-10X-F1 unplaced genomic scaffold, UCD10Xv1.1 ctg25220, whole genome shotgun sequence.
AGTTGTGAACCATCTTTCTGTAGTTCAATGGCACCATAGGAATAGACTTTTGAAAATATGAATGGGCCATGACATCTAGACGTCAGCTTTCCAGGAAACAAGTACAGCCTGGAGTTATATAGTAACACTTGGTTACCTTTCTCAATTACCCACTTCTCAATCTTTcggtcatgatacaacttcatcttaTCTTTGTgaattgctgaaatttcataTGTGATATTATTCAACCTTGACTTAGCTGCATCCTTCCACTCTAAATTCACCTTCTTCAATGCCCATAATGCCTTATGATCAATCTCAATTGATAAATAGAAAGCTTTGCCATACACAAGCTGA
Coding sequences within:
- the LOC124890793 gene encoding uncharacterized protein LOC124890793 encodes the protein MKYILVAIDYVSKWVREIALPNNEARSFITLLRKNIFSRSGASPYQLVYGKAFYLSIEIDHKALWALKKVNLEWKDAAKSRLNNITYEISAIHKDKMKLYHDRKIEKWVIEKGNQVLLYNSRLYLFPGKLTSRCHGPFIFSKVYSYGAIELQKDGSQLFK